Proteins from one Planctomyces sp. SH-PL62 genomic window:
- the rsmH gene encoding 16S rRNA (cytosine(1402)-N(4))-methyltransferase RsmH: MTDPIPEKPKRRARYRGRNPRHFHEKYKEHQPDRYPDDVAKVIAGGKTPAGAHRPIMVAEILDALGPRPGDVAVDCTLGYGGHAREILAAVQPGGRLLGLDADPIELPRTEARLRSLGFPADSLVVRRSNFAGLPRFLADEAPEGADVLLADLGLSSMQIDDPARGFSFKATGPLDMRMNPTRGRSASALLSELGEAGLARLLVENSDEPHAREIAEAILRAHAREPLETTQALAAVVREAAARRLRISGDAASDLVRRVFQAIRIAVNDEFGSLDALLRALPTCLKPGGRVAILSFHSGEDRRVKSAFKAGLREGVYASIAEEVVRASAEERRDNPRSSSAKLRFAVRQG; the protein is encoded by the coding sequence AGCCGAAGCGTCGGGCGCGGTATCGCGGCCGGAATCCTCGTCATTTCCACGAGAAATACAAGGAGCACCAGCCCGATCGCTACCCGGACGACGTGGCGAAGGTGATCGCCGGGGGGAAGACGCCCGCCGGGGCGCACCGGCCGATCATGGTGGCCGAGATCCTGGACGCGCTCGGGCCCCGGCCGGGGGACGTGGCCGTGGATTGCACGCTCGGCTACGGCGGCCACGCCCGCGAGATCCTCGCGGCCGTCCAGCCGGGCGGGCGGCTGCTCGGCCTCGACGCCGACCCGATCGAACTCCCCAGGACCGAGGCCCGGCTTCGAAGCCTCGGCTTCCCCGCCGATTCGCTCGTCGTGCGGCGCTCGAATTTCGCGGGCCTGCCCCGGTTCCTCGCCGACGAGGCGCCCGAGGGGGCGGACGTCCTGCTCGCGGATCTCGGCCTCTCCTCCATGCAGATCGACGACCCCGCGCGGGGGTTCAGCTTCAAGGCGACCGGCCCGCTCGACATGCGGATGAACCCGACGCGAGGCCGTTCGGCCTCGGCCCTGCTGTCGGAGCTGGGCGAGGCGGGCCTGGCCCGGCTCCTCGTCGAGAACTCCGACGAGCCCCACGCCCGCGAGATCGCCGAGGCGATCCTCCGGGCGCACGCGCGCGAGCCGCTCGAGACCACCCAGGCGCTCGCGGCGGTCGTCCGCGAGGCCGCCGCCCGCAGGCTCCGGATCTCCGGCGACGCCGCGTCGGATCTCGTCCGCCGGGTCTTCCAGGCGATCCGGATCGCGGTGAACGACGAGTTCGGCTCTCTCGACGCGCTGCTCCGCGCCTTGCCCACCTGCCTCAAGCCGGGGGGGCGGGTCGCCATCCTCTCGTTCCATTCCGGCGAGGACCGGCGCGTGAAATCGGCGTTCAAGGCGGGCCTTCGCGAAGGCGTTTATGCGTCGATCGCCGAGGAAGTCGTCCGCGCCTCCGCCGAGGAGCGGCGCGACAACCCCCGCTCCTCCTCGGCGAAGCTCCGATTCGCGGTCCGCCAGGGCTGA
- a CDS encoding bleomycin resistance family protein, translating to MLAHAVTPILNVSDILESFAWFEKLGWTRGFDWGSPPTFGAVCSGEFEIFLCQGAQGGRGRSGLPTTKGHGEAGDKGVWISIWVDDVDAIYRHCLEQGVEVTMPPTDEPWNVREMHIRHPDGHVFRISKAIERAGRSR from the coding sequence ATGCTCGCGCACGCGGTCACGCCGATCCTGAACGTCTCGGATATCCTCGAGAGCTTCGCCTGGTTCGAGAAGCTCGGGTGGACCAGGGGCTTCGACTGGGGCAGTCCGCCGACCTTCGGCGCGGTGTGCTCGGGTGAGTTCGAAATTTTCCTCTGTCAGGGCGCGCAGGGCGGTCGGGGCCGGAGCGGACTGCCGACGACGAAGGGCCACGGCGAGGCGGGCGACAAGGGCGTCTGGATATCGATTTGGGTGGACGACGTCGACGCCATCTACCGTCACTGCCTCGAGCAGGGCGTCGAGGTCACGATGCCGCCGACCGACGAGCCGTGGAACGTGCGCGAGATGCACATCCGCCATCCCGACGGCCACGTCTTCCGGATCAGCAAGGCGATCGAGAGGGCGGGGCGATCCCGATAA
- a CDS encoding DUF1697 domain-containing protein has product MAAYVALLRAVNVGGTGKLPMSDLKALCEKAGFGKVRTYIASGNLVFESHESASRLKAALETALAAYAGKPVGVFVRTAAEMAQVLAGNPFPDAPQNRTVAIFLDGPPPADTLERISGVDGEELRLGRREIYVRYGDNMGRSRLKIPAARDGTARNINTIARLAEMAAEL; this is encoded by the coding sequence ATGGCAGCATACGTCGCCCTCCTCCGGGCTGTGAACGTCGGCGGCACCGGCAAGCTTCCCATGAGCGACCTCAAGGCGCTCTGCGAGAAGGCGGGCTTCGGCAAGGTGCGCACCTATATCGCCAGCGGCAATCTCGTCTTCGAGAGCCACGAGTCGGCGTCGCGGCTCAAGGCCGCCCTGGAGACCGCTCTGGCCGCTTACGCCGGGAAGCCGGTCGGCGTCTTCGTGCGTACGGCGGCCGAGATGGCGCAGGTCCTCGCGGGCAACCCATTCCCGGACGCGCCGCAGAACCGGACCGTGGCCATTTTCCTCGACGGTCCCCCGCCCGCCGATACCCTGGAGCGGATCTCGGGCGTGGACGGCGAGGAACTCCGGCTCGGACGGCGCGAGATCTACGTCCGCTATGGCGATAATATGGGCCGATCCAGGCTGAAAATCCCTGCCGCCAGGGACGGGACCGCGAGGAACATCAACACGATCGCCAGGCTTGCGGAGATGGCGGCCGAACTCTGA
- a CDS encoding transposase, whose amino-acid sequence MIEAIWYDNTRWHQARAMAKARMPDESFETVAHHPPPEQPLGLEGGRSRVGRRAVVRASWFVPADGARWEDVPAELGGSGRTAHRRLRAWSGWHPGPSSLHLAF is encoded by the coding sequence GTGATCGAGGCGATTTGGTATGACAACACCCGCTGGCATCAGGCCCGCGCCATGGCGAAGGCCCGCATGCCGGACGAGTCCTTCGAGACCGTCGCCCATCATCCGCCGCCGGAGCAGCCCCTCGGGCTGGAGGGCGGCCGGTCTCGGGTGGGGCGCCGGGCCGTCGTCCGTGCGAGCTGGTTCGTGCCGGCCGACGGGGCCCGCTGGGAGGACGTCCCGGCCGAACTCGGCGGCTCCGGTCGGACGGCGCACCGCCGGCTCCGCGCCTGGTCCGGATGGCATCCAGGGCCTTCGTCGCTTCACCTCGCCTTTTGA